A window of Mucilaginibacter paludis DSM 18603 contains these coding sequences:
- a CDS encoding NRAMP family divalent metal transporter: MKKKFNWSVLLGAAFLMASSAIGPGFLTQTAVFTAQLKASFGFVILLSVILDAIAQLNIWRIIAVADKPAQDIANQVFPGLGYFISFLVFLGGMAFNIGNIAGAGLGLNVLLGVSVGQGAIMSAIVAIGIFIYKEAGKAMDLFAKTMGLLKITLALYIAYISNPPLAEAAVRSVVPTSFSFTAVLTIVGGTVGGYITFAGAHRLLDARQTGKENLPAINKGALSAIGLASLMRILLFIAALGVITAGGKLDPANPAASVFQLAAGQIGYKIFGLVMWSAGISSVVGSAYTSVSFIKSFHPVILKLNREIIIVFIIISCIIFELIGKPVKILLAVGAINGFILPVALGVMLVAAYRHKIIADYKQPLLLTILGIMVVGIMAWMSCGAIVQMLGY, encoded by the coding sequence ATGAAGAAAAAATTTAACTGGAGCGTTTTATTGGGCGCAGCCTTTTTAATGGCATCATCGGCCATTGGCCCCGGCTTTTTAACTCAAACTGCCGTATTTACGGCGCAGCTTAAAGCAAGCTTTGGCTTTGTGATTTTATTATCTGTAATACTGGATGCCATTGCCCAGCTCAACATCTGGCGTATTATTGCCGTAGCCGATAAACCGGCACAGGATATTGCCAACCAGGTTTTCCCCGGTTTGGGTTATTTTATTTCGTTCCTGGTATTTTTAGGGGGTATGGCCTTTAATATCGGTAATATTGCCGGTGCAGGGTTGGGTTTAAATGTTCTGCTTGGCGTGAGCGTAGGCCAGGGTGCTATCATGAGCGCTATTGTAGCCATTGGCATTTTTATTTATAAAGAAGCAGGTAAGGCGATGGACCTGTTTGCTAAAACCATGGGGCTGCTTAAAATTACGCTGGCGCTTTACATCGCCTACATCAGCAACCCTCCTCTGGCCGAGGCTGCCGTCAGATCGGTGGTGCCTACCAGCTTTAGCTTTACCGCCGTTTTAACCATCGTTGGCGGAACGGTTGGCGGCTATATCACCTTTGCGGGCGCGCACCGTTTGCTGGATGCCCGCCAAACCGGTAAAGAGAATTTACCTGCGATAAACAAAGGCGCATTAAGCGCTATCGGACTGGCCTCTTTAATGCGTATCTTGTTGTTTATAGCAGCCTTAGGCGTTATTACTGCCGGTGGTAAATTGGATCCGGCTAATCCAGCTGCTTCGGTATTTCAATTAGCTGCCGGGCAAATCGGTTACAAAATATTCGGGCTGGTGATGTGGTCGGCTGGCATCTCGTCGGTGGTGGGCTCAGCTTATACTTCTGTTTCGTTTATCAAAAGCTTCCACCCGGTGATATTAAAACTCAACCGCGAGATCATTATCGTTTTTATCATCATCTCCTGCATTATTTTCGAACTGATAGGCAAGCCGGTTAAAATTCTGCTTGCCGTTGGGGCCATTAACGGTTTTATTTTACCGGTAGCTCTGGGCGTAATGCTGGTGGCCGCCTACCGGCACAAAATTATTGCTGATTATAAACAGCCTTTGCTGCTCACTATTTTAGGAATTATGGTGGTTGGGATTATGGCTTGGATGAGTTGCGGGGCTATTGTGCAGATGTTGGGATATTGA
- a CDS encoding FecR family protein, whose product MDYSKFDIEDFVADASFQEFCLGNNDQSANFWMHWLEEHPEKRTIVQNAKALYYTLNGNITDESFRADYKSFKKATDHLNPDLSSPFITEFKTTEKRSNRTFLISLSGIAASLLIVFGVYRFRSRVEKTTTSVTQLLYVSPLGKKKSFKLADGTKVILNGGSTLKVAKNFNIDSRDVQLEGEGYFDVVHNSTKTFTVHTGKINVKDIGTIFNVKAYSTDKTTEASLIKGSIEITVNNLSKSKVLLTPNKKFVLFNKRDLSKTNEVTATKKLFAVSAITNNTISNSIVETDWTQNKLTFFDQPFDEIAPQMERWYGVKINIINPQVKGGRFTGTFDHEDIIQVLNALKLSGNFNYRKEGDAISIY is encoded by the coding sequence ATGGACTATTCGAAGTTTGATATTGAAGACTTTGTTGCTGATGCTTCGTTCCAAGAGTTTTGCCTTGGGAATAATGATCAATCGGCTAATTTCTGGATGCACTGGTTAGAAGAGCATCCGGAAAAAAGGACGATAGTTCAAAATGCGAAAGCCCTTTATTATACCTTGAATGGGAACATTACGGATGAAAGTTTCCGTGCCGATTATAAAAGCTTTAAAAAAGCAACCGATCATTTAAACCCTGATCTTTCTTCCCCATTCATTACTGAGTTTAAAACTACTGAGAAAAGATCAAACCGAACGTTTTTAATCAGCTTAAGCGGCATAGCTGCCTCATTATTAATTGTATTTGGTGTGTACAGGTTTAGAAGTCGTGTAGAAAAAACCACAACTTCGGTTACACAACTTTTATACGTTAGCCCTTTAGGAAAAAAAAAATCTTTTAAGTTAGCCGACGGAACCAAGGTTATTCTGAATGGCGGCAGCACGTTAAAAGTAGCAAAGAATTTCAATATTGATAGCCGGGATGTACAACTTGAGGGTGAAGGTTATTTTGATGTGGTACATAATTCAACTAAAACATTTACGGTGCATACCGGCAAAATCAATGTGAAGGACATCGGCACCATATTCAATGTTAAAGCTTATTCAACAGATAAAACAACCGAAGCTTCGTTAATTAAGGGCTCTATTGAAATTACAGTAAACAACCTGTCAAAAAGCAAAGTTCTGCTCACTCCCAATAAAAAGTTTGTTTTGTTTAATAAACGCGACCTGAGTAAAACAAACGAAGTAACGGCAACTAAAAAACTTTTCGCAGTAAGTGCTATCACCAATAACACGATCAGCAATAGCATTGTTGAAACCGATTGGACTCAAAATAAGCTCACTTTTTTTGATCAGCCTTTTGACGAAATAGCCCCCCAGATGGAAAGATGGTATGGTGTAAAGATCAATATTATTAATCCGCAGGTAAAGGGTGGCCGCTTTACAGGCACTTTTGACCATGAGGATATTATCCAGGTACTTAACGCTCTTAAGCTGTCCGGAAACTTTAACTACAGGAAGGAGGGCGATGCAATAAGTATTTACTAA
- a CDS encoding serine hydrolase domain-containing protein, with amino-acid sequence MKVKHLLNTVVLCHFFVLSAYAQKQHSINEQWLNERKNIEKTTVLLNNQQRAVPILNLAGNKIASISFGLKESAVFDSILNNYATVKSFRAADYQLAPATLADLSYDVKFFNTLIISVNNTDLDDGKLLQFITDNLKSKTIIVTAFGDVHMLAKLKNVKVPVMWTAQQSALSANYVAQAIIGGMPVVAKLPVNVSAKYRKGDGFLTQVTRLSYTVPEEVGVNIAELENPIDSIAAEAISKRATPSAVIMVVKDGKVIFNKAYGHHTYDGVAPTKTTDIYDLASITKVTATTPSVMRLVEQGKLNLDSTISNYIPKVRQTDKKDIKVRQVMLHQAGFIPFIPFFKSIKPGDFSRDSSAAYPVKAGENYFFRKNYFRDVMWPQMLNSPVRDTSKYVYSDLSMYFMKEIVEGLSNEHLENYVQENFYRPLGMQTAGYLPLYRFSKDRIIPTEVDTLYRNMLLVGYVHDPGAAMVGGVSGHAGLFASSTDLAIFYQMLLNGGSYGGKRYFKPATVKTFTSSQSMVSSRGYGFDRKRAGSSYPSAYASVNTFGHTGYTGTRVWVDPEYKLVYILLTNRVNPVTSTALFDLNISQRISDAIYHAFHIDKKQ; translated from the coding sequence ATGAAAGTTAAACACCTGCTAAACACTGTAGTGCTTTGTCATTTTTTTGTATTAAGCGCCTATGCCCAAAAACAGCATAGCATTAACGAGCAATGGCTTAACGAGCGAAAAAATATAGAGAAAACAACCGTGTTGCTTAATAACCAACAGCGTGCAGTTCCTATTTTAAATCTGGCCGGAAATAAGATAGCCAGCATCAGCTTTGGGTTAAAGGAATCGGCAGTTTTTGATAGTATATTAAATAACTACGCTACTGTAAAAAGCTTTAGGGCGGCAGACTATCAGTTGGCCCCGGCAACACTGGCGGATCTGAGCTATGATGTTAAATTTTTCAATACGCTGATCATCAGCGTAAATAATACAGATTTAGATGACGGTAAGCTACTACAGTTTATCACCGATAATTTAAAAAGCAAAACTATCATTGTGACCGCATTTGGTGATGTCCATATGCTCGCTAAGCTTAAAAATGTAAAAGTACCTGTTATGTGGACGGCTCAGCAATCTGCATTATCTGCTAATTATGTAGCGCAGGCTATTATTGGCGGAATGCCTGTTGTGGCTAAGCTACCTGTTAATGTTTCGGCCAAGTATCGCAAAGGCGATGGCTTTTTAACCCAGGTTACCCGCTTAAGTTATACCGTCCCCGAAGAGGTTGGCGTTAATATTGCCGAGTTGGAGAACCCCATCGATAGTATAGCCGCCGAAGCGATCAGCAAAAGGGCTACACCAAGTGCTGTGATTATGGTGGTGAAGGATGGCAAGGTGATTTTTAATAAAGCTTATGGCCACCACACTTATGACGGGGTAGCACCTACTAAAACTACGGATATTTATGATCTGGCTTCCATTACCAAAGTAACGGCTACCACGCCGTCGGTAATGCGCCTGGTTGAGCAGGGCAAGCTCAATCTCGATTCTACCATCAGCAACTATATCCCCAAAGTGCGCCAAACTGATAAAAAGGATATCAAGGTGAGGCAGGTGATGCTGCACCAGGCTGGCTTTATTCCGTTTATTCCGTTTTTTAAAAGCATTAAACCAGGAGATTTTAGTCGCGATTCTTCTGCCGCTTATCCTGTAAAGGCCGGGGAGAATTACTTCTTCCGTAAAAATTATTTCAGGGATGTGATGTGGCCCCAAATGCTCAACTCGCCGGTTAGGGATACCAGTAAATACGTGTACAGCGATTTGAGCATGTACTTTATGAAGGAAATAGTGGAAGGGTTATCAAACGAGCACCTGGAAAACTACGTTCAGGAAAATTTTTATCGCCCCTTGGGGATGCAAACCGCGGGCTATTTGCCGCTATACCGGTTCAGTAAAGACAGGATCATCCCCACCGAGGTTGATACCCTTTACCGCAATATGCTGTTGGTAGGCTACGTACACGATCCGGGCGCGGCTATGGTGGGCGGTGTGTCTGGGCATGCCGGTTTATTTGCTTCGTCAACCGATCTGGCTATTTTTTACCAGATGTTACTGAATGGCGGCAGTTACGGCGGCAAGCGATATTTTAAACCGGCAACTGTTAAAACCTTTACCTCAAGCCAATCCATGGTAAGCAGCCGGGGGTACGGGTTTGATCGCAAACGTGCCGGTAGTTCCTATCCATCAGCCTATGCTTCGGTAAACACCTTTGGGCATACGGGTTATACCGGTACCCGCGTATGGGTTGATCCCGAATATAAGTTGGTTTATATACTCTTAACCAACCGTGTTAACCCGGTTACATCTACGGCACTGTTCGATTTAAATATCAGTCAGCGCATAAGCGATGCTATTTACCATGCCTTTCATATCGATAAAAAACAGTAA
- a CDS encoding 5-oxoprolinase subunit C family protein: MRIQIIKPGLLSTIQDLGRSQHRSQAVPVSGAMDTLSARIANKAVGNNDDAAVIEFTFADAEFKAQTAILIAYAGDGATLFCNAKVLPPERPIFIPAGTVVQLKNQPSGCRTYLAIAGGFDVPGVMGSRSTYLAAGFGGLDGRKLNGGDILYNGKKITPLCSLIYDHLECTSVNYPLWSIARVLLLPDNRQHIRVVPAHEFTWFNSRSIIDFLSTPYIISSRNNRMGYHLEGAPLERLKKDELLSTAVSPGTIQVTGNGSMVLLMADCQTTGGYPRIGQVAAVDMPLCGQLKTADQIYFKEISAREAEALYIEQEQQLHQLTAAIKNKFGL; this comes from the coding sequence ATGCGCATCCAAATCATTAAACCAGGCCTGTTGAGCACCATACAGGATTTAGGCCGTAGCCAGCATCGTTCGCAGGCGGTGCCGGTTTCGGGGGCGATGGACACTTTATCGGCGCGGATAGCCAATAAGGCCGTTGGAAATAACGACGATGCCGCAGTTATAGAATTCACTTTTGCAGACGCTGAATTTAAGGCTCAAACAGCGATACTGATAGCCTATGCCGGAGATGGCGCCACTTTATTTTGCAACGCTAAGGTGCTACCGCCCGAAAGGCCGATTTTCATTCCGGCCGGAACGGTTGTTCAATTAAAAAATCAGCCTTCGGGCTGCCGGACTTATTTAGCCATAGCTGGCGGATTTGATGTACCCGGGGTAATGGGCAGCAGAAGCACTTATCTGGCAGCTGGTTTTGGAGGTTTAGATGGAAGGAAACTTAATGGCGGGGATATCCTGTATAACGGCAAAAAAATAACGCCCCTATGCAGCCTGATTTACGATCATCTCGAATGCACATCGGTTAACTATCCGTTATGGAGCATAGCACGGGTATTGTTGCTTCCAGATAACCGTCAGCATATCCGCGTGGTGCCTGCGCACGAGTTTACGTGGTTCAATAGCCGGTCCATCATTGATTTTTTATCCACGCCATACATCATAAGCAGCCGCAATAACAGGATGGGCTACCACCTGGAGGGCGCTCCTCTTGAACGGCTGAAGAAAGACGAATTACTTTCGACCGCCGTAAGCCCGGGCACAATACAAGTTACCGGCAATGGCAGTATGGTGCTCCTGATGGCCGACTGCCAAACCACGGGCGGCTACCCACGCATAGGCCAGGTGGCGGCTGTGGATATGCCTCTATGTGGTCAGCTAAAAACGGCCGACCAAATATATTTTAAAGAAATAAGCGCACGCGAAGCAGAAGCGCTGTATATTGAACAGGAACAACAATTACATCAGTTAACCGCTGCTATTAAAAATAAATTCGGTTTATAA
- a CDS encoding iron-containing alcohol dehydrogenase — protein MESIRRIYWPAINLIGPGAVKEIGVEIKKLNLKKLLLVTDKVLRKIGVVDSVTAVLTEAKIDYVIFDEVEPNPTCKNVNDGLNVFKQNNCDSLLSVGGGSPQDAAKAIGILYTNGGNIVNYEGIGKSTHKSVPIVAVNTTAGTASEVTVNYVITDEVRKIKMVMVDPNCLAAVAVNDPELMVKMPAGLTAATGMDALTHAIESYICKGSFRLAETLSLEAIKLIGESLEIAVCDGENMEARSKMAWGSYVAGLSFSNSGLGIVHSMAHQLGAEYNLPHGVANSILLPYVEEFNSVVCVEKFAKIAEALGIDTTRMSDEEARRESILALADMAERLNIPKLADTPFRLQDIHKLATQAMIDVCTGGNPREVTLDDIKTIYRNAYHQMLLAKKTPAEFCVAR, from the coding sequence ATGGAATCTATCAGGCGTATTTACTGGCCGGCAATCAACCTGATTGGCCCCGGCGCTGTTAAAGAAATCGGTGTCGAAATCAAAAAATTAAATCTGAAAAAGTTATTGTTGGTAACGGATAAAGTGCTCCGCAAGATTGGCGTGGTTGACAGTGTAACCGCTGTTTTAACCGAAGCGAAAATTGATTATGTAATATTTGACGAAGTAGAGCCTAACCCGACCTGTAAAAATGTAAACGACGGCTTAAACGTATTTAAACAAAATAATTGCGATAGCCTGCTATCGGTAGGTGGCGGTTCGCCGCAAGACGCAGCCAAGGCTATCGGGATATTGTATACCAATGGCGGCAATATTGTAAATTATGAAGGTATCGGTAAGTCGACCCATAAATCGGTACCTATCGTGGCCGTGAATACAACAGCCGGAACTGCATCCGAGGTTACCGTGAATTATGTAATTACCGACGAAGTGCGGAAAATTAAAATGGTAATGGTTGACCCTAACTGCTTAGCTGCTGTTGCCGTGAACGACCCTGAACTGATGGTGAAAATGCCTGCCGGTTTAACTGCCGCTACCGGGATGGATGCCTTAACCCATGCCATTGAATCGTATATCTGCAAAGGCTCGTTCCGGTTGGCCGAAACACTATCGTTAGAAGCCATTAAACTGATAGGCGAATCGTTGGAGATTGCCGTTTGCGATGGCGAAAATATGGAAGCACGGTCAAAAATGGCCTGGGGGTCTTACGTTGCCGGGCTATCGTTCTCTAACAGCGGATTGGGCATTGTACATTCGATGGCCCATCAGTTAGGCGCCGAGTATAATTTACCTCATGGTGTGGCCAATTCCATTTTGCTGCCTTATGTTGAGGAGTTCAACTCGGTAGTCTGCGTTGAAAAATTTGCCAAAATTGCCGAAGCCCTTGGTATTGACACCACACGCATGAGCGACGAGGAAGCCCGTCGTGAAAGTATTTTAGCACTTGCCGATATGGCCGAACGGTTAAATATTCCTAAACTGGCCGACACACCGTTCAGGCTACAGGATATTCATAAACTGGCTACACAAGCCATGATTGATGTATGTACCGGTGGAAACCCAAGGGAAGTTACGTTGGATGATATTAAAACCATTTACAGAAATGCTTACCACCAGATGCTGCTTGCCAAAAAAACGCCTGCTGAGTTTTGTGTGGCGAGATAG
- a CDS encoding glycoside hydrolase family 10 protein: protein MNSTRLYILLFLCACCMIRASAQPLAAPKREFRAVWLATVQNIDWPSKRGLPADVQERELIGILNEHQKTGINAIMFQIRPAADALYAQSREPWSIFLSGKQGVAPQPFYDPLQFAIEEAHKRAMELHAWINPYRAANDLVDSDISSNHITRLHPEWFFTYGSKKYFNPGLPEVRKYIISVVVDVVRNYDIDGIHFDDYFYPYPEKEKLPDTTTYVLYGQGFGNIDDWRRHNVDTLIHVLADGIHAVKSYVKFGISPFGIWRNLKDDPNGSESTGFSGYSSLYADARKWTKFSGIDYINPQLYFPFYYKAAPFEKLLDWWSKNSFNKHVYIGQGVYRAIEKKEGWRDIRQLSNQMREIRKNPRVQGSVFFSSKSLTSNLGGFQDSLRTEFYQYPALPPLMIWLGESSPRPPDVFHATYLNNQADLKWAYSLKQPKEVYGYVIYRFKKEEKINLDRPENIIHVSYDESLRSYTDTTAAQGASYKYVITAIDRLKNEGLPSEAVQVSIN, encoded by the coding sequence ATGAATAGTACAAGATTGTACATCCTCTTATTTTTATGTGCCTGCTGCATGATCAGGGCCTCGGCGCAACCGTTGGCTGCGCCCAAGCGCGAATTCCGGGCCGTGTGGTTGGCTACGGTACAGAATATTGATTGGCCGTCTAAGCGTGGTTTGCCAGCTGATGTGCAGGAGCGGGAGTTGATCGGTATTTTAAATGAGCACCAAAAAACGGGCATCAACGCCATTATGTTCCAGATCAGGCCGGCGGCGGATGCTTTGTATGCCCAAAGCCGTGAGCCCTGGAGTATTTTCCTCTCGGGGAAGCAGGGTGTAGCACCCCAGCCTTTTTATGATCCCTTGCAATTTGCCATCGAAGAAGCGCACAAGCGCGCGATGGAACTACATGCCTGGATAAACCCTTACCGCGCAGCTAATGATCTGGTTGATTCCGATATCAGCAGCAACCATATTACACGCCTTCATCCCGAATGGTTTTTTACCTATGGCAGCAAAAAGTATTTTAATCCCGGCTTGCCGGAGGTGCGCAAATACATCATCAGCGTGGTAGTGGACGTGGTGCGTAATTATGACATCGACGGCATCCACTTCGACGATTATTTTTATCCTTACCCTGAAAAAGAAAAACTGCCCGATACCACAACATACGTGTTATACGGACAAGGATTTGGTAATATTGACGACTGGAGAAGACACAATGTGGATACCCTGATCCATGTGCTGGCCGACGGTATTCACGCCGTTAAAAGTTACGTAAAATTTGGGATCAGCCCGTTTGGCATTTGGCGAAACCTGAAAGACGACCCGAATGGCTCAGAGTCTACCGGCTTTTCGGGATATAGCTCTTTATATGCAGATGCCCGTAAATGGACCAAATTTAGCGGTATTGATTATATCAACCCCCAACTTTATTTTCCCTTTTATTATAAAGCGGCACCATTTGAAAAACTGCTGGACTGGTGGAGCAAAAACTCCTTTAATAAGCATGTATACATCGGCCAGGGTGTATACCGGGCAATAGAGAAAAAGGAGGGCTGGCGCGATATTCGGCAGCTATCAAACCAGATGCGCGAAATCCGTAAGAATCCGAGGGTACAGGGAAGCGTGTTTTTTAGTTCAAAATCGCTCACTTCTAATTTAGGCGGTTTCCAAGACTCACTGCGCACCGAGTTTTATCAATATCCGGCCCTGCCACCACTCATGATCTGGCTCGGCGAATCATCCCCGCGGCCACCGGATGTTTTCCATGCCACGTATCTGAACAATCAGGCTGATTTAAAGTGGGCGTACAGCCTTAAGCAGCCAAAAGAGGTGTATGGCTATGTGATCTATCGATTTAAAAAAGAAGAAAAAATTAACCTGGACCGCCCGGAGAATATCATTCATGTGAGTTATGATGAATCCTTGCGGTCTTACACCGATACCACGGCTGCCCAAGGCGCCAGTTATAAATATGTAATTACCGCCATCGATAGGCTTAAAAACGAAGGCTTGCCGTCTGAAGCGGTGCAGGTAAGCATCAATTAG
- the pxpB gene encoding 5-oxoprolinase subunit PxpB, with protein sequence MLFWSKNTRLSIYFLSENALTIEFGNEINDDLQQKIRNFNQFLLDHPFPGFSTTVPAYASLSVFFDPLQVISAAELPGLSCFEKVSNYLNNLNDKIKRTSAAPAEIVTIPVCYGGSMGPDLEGLAALHHLTEDDVIQLHSKAVYQVYMIGFVPGFAYLGGLNKLLATPRKLTPSPLVPAGSVGIAGEQTGIYPLETPGGWQIIGRTPLKLFDAAWPKPSLLTAGDRVVFKPIDLEEYNRLKNNHAHPNH encoded by the coding sequence ATGCTATTTTGGTCGAAAAACACCCGCCTTTCCATTTATTTTTTGAGTGAAAATGCTTTAACCATCGAGTTTGGCAATGAAATTAACGATGATTTACAGCAAAAGATCCGGAACTTTAACCAGTTTCTTTTAGATCATCCTTTTCCTGGGTTTTCAACAACAGTTCCAGCCTATGCTTCGCTCTCAGTTTTCTTTGATCCTTTACAGGTAATCAGCGCAGCGGAACTTCCGGGATTAAGTTGTTTTGAAAAAGTAAGCAATTACCTTAATAACTTAAATGATAAAATAAAACGAACATCTGCGGCGCCTGCCGAAATAGTTACCATACCCGTATGTTACGGCGGCAGCATGGGGCCGGATCTGGAGGGGTTGGCTGCATTGCATCACCTAACAGAAGACGATGTGATCCAACTGCATAGTAAAGCAGTTTACCAAGTTTATATGATTGGCTTTGTACCCGGCTTTGCTTACCTGGGTGGCCTAAACAAGTTATTGGCCACACCACGCAAGCTCACGCCAAGCCCGTTGGTACCGGCAGGCTCGGTGGGCATTGCAGGTGAACAAACCGGTATATATCCACTTGAAACACCCGGAGGTTGGCAAATTATCGGCCGAACACCACTTAAACTCTTTGATGCAGCCTGGCCCAAGCCATCATTATTAACCGCAGGCGACCGGGTGGTATTTAAACCGATTGACCTGGAAGAGTATAACAGACTAAAAAATAACCATGCGCATCCAAATCATTAA
- a CDS encoding exo-beta-N-acetylmuramidase NamZ family protein, whose translation MKKTILCIMMLAFANLANGSGHHPAQAHSIIKPVADKATVSGADQTEKYLPYLKGKRVGMVVNPSSRIGNKASVDSLKALGINIVKIFGPEHGFRGNASNGADVGDSVDPKTGIPVLSLYGKTSKPAAKDLADIDLMIYDLQDVGARYFTYLATLHRVMEACAENNKEVLILDRPNPNGYMVDGPVLDMKLKSGIGYHPVPIAHGMTVGEYAQMINGEGWMANGVKCKLKVITVAHYKHNMPYILPIPPSPNLNTQQSVLLYPSLCLFEGTVISQGRGTYMPFTVLGNPDLKGQYSFSFTPVGIKGMSETPLWQNQVCYGLDLRNYDIQKLIKGKRINLSWLIEMYKAYPYKERFFDFKQSRQMGDFNKLAGTTDLKDQIIAGKTEEEIRRSWEPKLSEFKQMRKKYLLYP comes from the coding sequence ATGAAAAAAACTATCCTATGTATCATGATGCTCGCTTTTGCGAATTTGGCCAACGGTTCAGGTCATCACCCGGCTCAGGCACATTCCATAATTAAGCCCGTTGCCGATAAGGCAACTGTCAGCGGTGCCGATCAGACAGAGAAATACCTGCCATACCTTAAAGGCAAGCGCGTTGGCATGGTGGTTAACCCGTCATCGCGCATTGGCAATAAGGCCAGTGTGGATAGCCTGAAAGCACTGGGGATTAACATTGTAAAGATATTTGGCCCCGAGCATGGTTTTAGGGGCAATGCCAGCAACGGTGCTGATGTGGGCGATAGTGTAGACCCCAAAACTGGCATCCCGGTATTATCGCTATATGGCAAAACAAGCAAACCGGCTGCAAAAGATCTGGCAGATATTGATTTGATGATCTATGATTTGCAGGATGTAGGAGCCCGGTATTTTACCTACCTGGCTACGCTGCACCGGGTAATGGAAGCCTGCGCCGAAAATAACAAAGAAGTGTTGATATTAGACAGGCCGAACCCTAACGGTTATATGGTTGATGGCCCGGTACTGGATATGAAATTAAAATCGGGCATTGGCTATCACCCAGTGCCTATTGCCCACGGGATGACGGTAGGAGAGTACGCGCAAATGATTAACGGCGAAGGCTGGATGGCCAATGGTGTTAAATGTAAGCTGAAAGTTATTACGGTAGCCCATTATAAGCATAACATGCCTTATATACTGCCAATACCACCATCGCCTAATTTAAATACACAGCAGTCTGTTTTACTGTATCCTTCGTTATGCTTGTTTGAAGGTACCGTGATCAGCCAGGGGAGGGGTACCTATATGCCTTTCACGGTATTGGGTAATCCTGACTTAAAAGGGCAGTACTCGTTTTCTTTTACACCGGTTGGAATTAAGGGAATGAGCGAAACTCCTTTATGGCAAAACCAGGTTTGTTATGGCCTTGATTTGCGAAACTATGATATCCAAAAGTTAATTAAAGGCAAGCGTATTAATTTAAGCTGGCTGATTGAAATGTACAAGGCCTACCCGTATAAGGAACGCTTTTTCGATTTTAAGCAGAGCAGGCAAATGGGCGATTTTAATAAACTGGCCGGAACTACCGATTTAAAGGACCAAATTATTGCCGGTAAAACTGAAGAAGAGATCAGGAGGAGCTGGGAGCCCAAACTGAGCGAGTTTAAGCAGATGCGTAAAAAATATTTATTGTATCCTTGA
- a CDS encoding RNA polymerase sigma factor, with amino-acid sequence MEFKESWSQFIEGNHDALHLLYKQHYLGLVNYGIKLTGDRQYANDCIIEMLLGLWEKRDKLPAVDNVRSYLLTCLRTVIFQKMRSEKLREAKEGHAHSLIDQQELSYEEYLTKCQTDAIIKAKLSKSLGKLTERQKELLQYKFFDNMDYDDIAEKCNISKRTAYNIVYDALKLLKEDLKRNGTTNPLYLLSIIAIFTLAFT; translated from the coding sequence ATGGAGTTTAAAGAATCATGGAGTCAATTTATTGAGGGCAACCATGATGCTTTACATCTTCTTTATAAGCAGCATTACCTGGGCCTGGTTAATTATGGCATCAAATTAACTGGCGACAGGCAGTATGCCAACGACTGTATTATTGAAATGCTGCTTGGCTTATGGGAAAAGCGCGACAAGCTGCCAGCGGTTGATAATGTGAGAAGTTACTTGCTAACTTGTTTGCGTACGGTTATATTTCAAAAAATGCGATCAGAAAAACTGCGTGAGGCTAAAGAAGGGCATGCACATTCGCTGATCGATCAGCAGGAACTGTCATACGAAGAATATCTGACCAAGTGCCAAACAGACGCGATTATTAAGGCTAAGCTATCCAAAAGCCTCGGTAAATTAACGGAAAGGCAGAAAGAATTATTACAATACAAGTTTTTTGACAATATGGACTATGATGATATCGCTGAAAAATGCAATATCTCTAAGCGAACTGCTTATAATATAGTTTACGATGCCTTAAAATTATTAAAAGAAGACTTAAAACGAAATGGAACCACAAACCCACTCTACTTACTATCAATTATAGCCATTTTTACACTCGCCTTTACCTAA